The segment ACTTATACCCAACACCTGTTCATTTGGTTCGTTTTGGAGCAATGAAAGAATTGTCAGAAGCATTTCCAACTCATGTTTTTGGTTTATCAGATCACACACTAACTAATCATGCTTGCTTAGGTGCTGTTGCTTTAGGAGCATCAATTTTAGAACGTCACTTTACGGATCATAAACAAAGAACAGGACCAGATATTGTTTGTTCCATGGATGAAAATGATTGTAAGGAATTAATTACTGGAAGTGATTTAATTTGGCAAATGAGAGGAGGAACTAAAGAACCTGCAAAAGAAGAACAAGTTACTATTGATTTTGCATTTGCAACTGTTGTAACTATAAATCCAATTAAAAAAGGTGAAATATTTACCAAAGAAAATTTATGGGTAAAAAGACCCGGGACAGGTAATATTTTAGCTGAAAGTTATAATGAAATTTTAGGAAAAAAAGCAGTAAATAACATTGAAACAGACACTCATTTAAATTGGTCGGATATTGAGTAATCAAAAAAAAATAGTATTTCTTACAGGAACTCGTGCAGATTTTGGGAAATTTAAATCCTTAATAAAAATTACACAAGAGAACTCTCATTTTAATGTTCAAATATTTGCAACAGGAATGCATTTGGATGAAAAATATGGTTCTACTGTAAATGAAATTTACAAAAGTGGATTCAAAAATATTCATACTTTTAAAAACCATGCTGGTGCTGAATTTATGGACAGGACTTTAGCAAAAACTATACAAGGTTTTTCTGAATATATTGCAGAGCAAAAACCAGATTTAATTTTAGTTCATGGAGATAGAGTAGAGGCTCTTGCAGGTGCAATTGTTGGTAGTTTGAATAACATTTTAGTTGCACATATTGAAGGAGGTGAAATTTCTGGAACAATTGATGAATTAATAAGACATTCAGTAAGTAAATTATCTCATTTACATTTGGTTTCTAATTATGAAGCTAAAAAAAGACTAATTCAAATGGGAGAGTTAGAAAGCTCTATTTATGTAATTGGATCACCAGATTTAGATTTAATGAACCCTAATTCATTACCAAAACTAGATATAGTAAAAAAATACTACGAAATTCCGTTTGATAACTTCGCAATAGTTATGTTTCACCCTGTAACAACTGATTATAAAAATATAAGGAAAAGTGCTAAGATATTTGTAGATTCTTTATTAAAATCTGAAGAAAATTATGTGGTTATTTATCCAAATAACGATTTAGGAACAGAAGAAATTCTTGAAGAATATAAAAGGTTAAAAAATAATTCTAAATTTAAAATATACCCATCTTTAAGATTTGAATATTTTTTAAGACTTTTAAAAGAAACCAAGTTTATAATTGGTAATTCTAGCGCAGGTGTTAGAGAAGCACCTTATTATAAAGTACCAACAATAGATATTGGTACAAGACAAAACAATAGAGGACGAGCAAATTCTATTATTAATGTAGACTATAATTTAGATAAAATTTTGTTAACTATCAATAACCTTAAAAGAACAGAACATGATCTCGATATAACAGAGTTTGGAGAAGGAAATAGTAATGAACTTTTCTTAGATTTATTAGAATCAGATGTAATTTGGCAAGTGAACTGTCAAAAACAATTTCAAGATTTATAAATGAAGGTAATAGCAATTATACCAGCAAGAGGTGGATCTAAAGGGATTCCAAGAAAAAATATAATTAATTTTTTAGGAAAACCATTAATTCAATGGACTATTGAAGCGGCTTTAAAATCAAAATATATTACAGATGTTGTTGTTTCTTCAGATGACGATGAGATTTTAAAAGAAGCTAAAAAAAACAAAGAAGTTTTAGTTATAAAAAGACCATTTGAATTAGCGCAAGACAACTCTAAAACAGTACCTGTTTTAACACATGTCTTAGAAAGTTTAAAAGAAATAAAATTTGATTATTTAATTCTTTTACAACCAACATCTCCTTTAAGAACATCTAAAGATATCGATTTAGCTTTTAAAAAATTACTAAGCTCTGAAGCTACATCATTAATAAGTGTTTGTGAATTAGAACATCATCCTTATAAATCATTTAAAGTAGATGAGAAAGGTTATTTACAAGGAATCATAAACAATAACTACCCATTTTATCCAAGACAAGAGTTGCCTAAAACGTATAAAGCAAATGGTGCAATCTATATAATTGAAGAGGAGGAGTTTATAAAGAAAAAAACTCTTTTAACAAATAAAACAACACATTTTGAAATGTCTACTGAAAGTAGTTTAGATATAGATACTCTTGATGATATTAAACAATAGAAATAAATGTTAAGTGTAGTTAATTATCATTATATAAGAGAATCATTTGATACTAAATATCCTAGTATTTTTGGTATGACAAATAGTCAATTTAAAAAACAATTAGTTTTACTTAAAGGTCAAGGTGATTTTTTAAATATTTCTGATTTTAATAACAATTATGAATCAATTTTAGTATCAAAAGATAATTTCTATCTTATTACTTTCGATGATGGTTTAAAAGAACAATTTACAAATGGATATTCAATTTTAAATGAATTAGATTTAGAAGGATATTTTTTTTTAAATGCTGTTAATTTTAAAAATAAAAAAGTAACTTTAATTCATGAAATTCATTTATTAAGGTCTGAAATAGATCCAAAAAAACTATTAAAAATTATTTATAATAAGTTAGAATTTATTTTTTCTAACGAAGAAAAAAAAAGGAGTCATAAGATATATAGGTTTGATGATAAAGCTTCGGCAGAAGTAAAATATATTTTAAATTTCCTGATTTCAGAAGCAAAAAAAGAGTTTCTAATTAATGAGTTATTTAACACCTATTTTAATGAAAAAGAAGTTGTAGAAAATTTATATATGAATGTTAATCAAATCATTGAATTGTCTAAAAAAGGAATGATTGGAAATCATACATTTAATCATAAACATTTAGGGAAACTTAATGAAGATGAATTGTTTTATGAAATTAATGAATCAAAAAATTATTTAGAAAGTATAATAAATAGAAATATAAACACCATTTCATATCCTTATGGTTCAGAAGAAGTATTTACTAAAAAAGTTATAAATTGTTCAAAAGAAACCGATCATAAATTTGGTTTTACAACTGTAAAAGGAAAAAATTTAAAAGATGATAATCTATTGAAATTAAAGAGGTTTGATTGTAATGACTTACAAGGTGGGAAAAATTATGAAAATTAGAGAAGCTACAATAGAAGATTGGGGTGAATTATATAAATTTTATAAAAGAATTTATAGAGAGAATCATCCGTTACAAAATAAAAAATTTTGGGTTTGGCAATATGGTAATGTAAAACAAGGAAAAGCCTTTATATGCTTAAATGATATAGGTGAAGTAGTTGGACATGTTGGGGCTAATTTTGGAAATAATATTGCTTGGATAATTAATGTGTATTTAGATTTAGAGTTTAGAGGTAAAGGTGTATTAAGACAACTTTATGATTTAGCAAGAGAATATTATCCTTTAGCAGCAACTGCTGCAAATGACGCAGGCTTAGGTTTGTATAGAAATATGAAGTGGATTAGATATTATGACTTAGTGAGATACGTGAAAATTAATCCTAAAGTTAAAAGCCCAACAACTGAAAATATTTGTTTGCCTATCGAACTTGAATTATATTCTATTTCATATAATGAAGGTCATTATTTTAATCAACCAAGAATGAATGGTGTGAAAATTAATAATTCAACAGGAGTTGCTCAATTAAAAGTTGGAGGGTTAAGGTTGGTAGATATAGATGTAGAGGAAATAAAATTAACTGAAAAAAAAGCATGGGAATTAGGTTTTCTTTGGATAGATTATATTACTTCTTGGAATGATTTAAAGATAAAAGAATTTGAAAAGAATAATTGGGTATTAGATTATAAAAGCGTAGTTCCTTGGAGATTAAACCCAATTGAAAAAGATTATTTTTGTGATATAACTTTTCTTTCAGAAAAACCATTGGATAATAAATTTATAGTTAATAGATCATATTCTGATCATGGAAGAATAGGAAGTATTTAGTTATTTTATAATATGAAAAAATTAGGTTTAGTTATAACAGATGGTGTAGGTTACAGAAATTTTATTTTAAGTAATTTTTTAAATGAAGCTTCTTATAGCTTTAATAAAATCATAATTTTCTCTTGTATTCCCAAAAATATTTACCCTAAATTACCTGACAATATTTTAATAATTGAATTAAATGTTTTTGAAGAAGGTTTTGTTACTTGGAGTTTAAAAAAAGTAAAAGAAGTTATACATTTAAGAATGTTTGCTAAAAGTAATTTTGGTGTAAATGATAATTTAAAAAGTAACTATTCAAAAGGTCGTTCAAATAGAGCAAGAATGGTTAGGTTTATTTATTGGTTAACAAGGTTTATAGCTAAAGAAAAATATGTGTTATTGTTTAATAAATTACAGCAGTTAACTTTTAAAAACAAATTAATAGTAAAAGATTATTTAAAAATTTTAAAAAATAATAGAGTAGATATTCTTTTTTTCACACATCAAAGACCATCTTTCATTGCTCCAATCATTTATGCTTCAGAAAAATTAAAAATTAAAACTGGGACATTTATTTTTAGTTGGGATAATTTAGCCTCTAAAGGTAGAATGGCGGGTAATTTTAATAATTATTTTGTTTGGAATGATTTAATGAGAGAGGAATTACTTTATTTTTATAAATCTATAAAAAAAGAAAAGATACATGTTGTTGGTACCCCTCAATTTGAGCCTTATGTAATGACTTCTTTTGG is part of the Polaribacter sp. SA4-10 genome and harbors:
- a CDS encoding polysaccharide deacetylase family protein codes for the protein MLSVVNYHYIRESFDTKYPSIFGMTNSQFKKQLVLLKGQGDFLNISDFNNNYESILVSKDNFYLITFDDGLKEQFTNGYSILNELDLEGYFFLNAVNFKNKKVTLIHEIHLLRSEIDPKKLLKIIYNKLEFIFSNEEKKRSHKIYRFDDKASAEVKYILNFLISEAKKEFLINELFNTYFNEKEVVENLYMNVNQIIELSKKGMIGNHTFNHKHLGKLNEDELFYEINESKNYLESIINRNINTISYPYGSEEVFTKKVINCSKETDHKFGFTTVKGKNLKDDNLLKLKRFDCNDLQGGKNYEN
- a CDS encoding GNAT family N-acetyltransferase translates to MKIREATIEDWGELYKFYKRIYRENHPLQNKKFWVWQYGNVKQGKAFICLNDIGEVVGHVGANFGNNIAWIINVYLDLEFRGKGVLRQLYDLAREYYPLAATAANDAGLGLYRNMKWIRYYDLVRYVKINPKVKSPTTENICLPIELELYSISYNEGHYFNQPRMNGVKINNSTGVAQLKVGGLRLVDIDVEEIKLTEKKAWELGFLWIDYITSWNDLKIKEFEKNNWVLDYKSVVPWRLNPIEKDYFCDITFLSEKPLDNKFIVNRSYSDHGRIGSI
- a CDS encoding acylneuraminate cytidylyltransferase family protein, giving the protein MKVIAIIPARGGSKGIPRKNIINFLGKPLIQWTIEAALKSKYITDVVVSSDDDEILKEAKKNKEVLVIKRPFELAQDNSKTVPVLTHVLESLKEIKFDYLILLQPTSPLRTSKDIDLAFKKLLSSEATSLISVCELEHHPYKSFKVDEKGYLQGIINNNYPFYPRQELPKTYKANGAIYIIEEEEFIKKKTLLTNKTTHFEMSTESSLDIDTLDDIKQ
- the neuC gene encoding UDP-N-acetylglucosamine 2-epimerase: MSNQKKIVFLTGTRADFGKFKSLIKITQENSHFNVQIFATGMHLDEKYGSTVNEIYKSGFKNIHTFKNHAGAEFMDRTLAKTIQGFSEYIAEQKPDLILVHGDRVEALAGAIVGSLNNILVAHIEGGEISGTIDELIRHSVSKLSHLHLVSNYEAKKRLIQMGELESSIYVIGSPDLDLMNPNSLPKLDIVKKYYEIPFDNFAIVMFHPVTTDYKNIRKSAKIFVDSLLKSEENYVVIYPNNDLGTEEILEEYKRLKNNSKFKIYPSLRFEYFLRLLKETKFIIGNSSAGVREAPYYKVPTIDIGTRQNNRGRANSIINVDYNLDKILLTINNLKRTEHDLDITEFGEGNSNELFLDLLESDVIWQVNCQKQFQDL